The nucleotide window CTATAGTTTCTACTCCAGAAACTTATCCATATCCACTAAACAAAACTACTACCGTTTTTGGAttagtatatataaatatgttatcaaatccagaaaatttattacaaactgGCAATCTCCCAGGTAACTGCTTCGCCTTTTATGGTAGCCAAGGAAGGATACGAATCAAGTTAGGCAAAAAGATTGCTATTAAGGCCATTACTTTAGATCATCTTAAACTACTTCCAGACAGAAGTAGTGCCCCGAAAGATTTTGAAATCTATGTAAgttgttattttattactttcatactaaaattaattttgaattcaaacaTTGAAATCAATGGTGACCAATCTTTTCTGTGTGCTGACCAATTTTAATTTCCACATATGTAAAAAGCAAATCATTTCATTAGGACAAttgtataaaatcaaataaaaaaactagaaagTTATGTGAGTTAAGGATAATCCAAAAGTCTGGTgttttaaatatctatttttttcactagatttgatatttttattttaatatttatgttatgatgtaaatcttcaataatacatttttccacTGCTAAGGTTATAATATGTTCTGTTCTTTACTGTTTTATTAGTTCCAGGGAAATtctgtttgaattttttcattagaaacttTTCTTGATTCTATTCTATTCCATTGTGccagttttgatttttttagtatttcttcTCTtaatctttgatttttttacattttcttcttcatttcattatttatgaagattttttcacttgtttcagtttgtttttgtatatattttgactttttcaGATTCACTTTCATctctatttttcttataaacttGTCTAATTCATATATTCTCTGCAACTACCAATATAATGTTTGGTTTGGTTTTATCTTCCTTTAATATTATACTacctttcaatatttttatttcttctggtatattgttatttcaactttctataacatttttgtatTTCCATCTTCATAATTTCCTCCATTTCGTGGTCATCATGTTATGAcagttgaaattaattttaatcatttttttatttcagggTCTTGCTAACCCATACGCTTCATCAGAAATATTATTAGGAACATTTACATACGAACTGAATGGAAGATCTtatcaaacttttaaaattagtaGATATGACGATTCTCTTATGTTTGAATATGTGGAATTACATATATTGAATAACCATGGGAAAGAAGAATTCACTTGTTTATACAGATTCAGAGTTCATGACaagtatattgaaaaacattaaaattaatataatatttctaagTATATAAAACCATCGTAGTATATTTTCCTTTTGGTAGAATGTCAGCTAAGGTATTTATTTGTTGATGAATTATAAATATGGAGaaaatacaacttttatttcactttttagttaTTTCTTGGTGATACACTTTGGCATAAACAAAAAGTATCCAAATGTTATAGTCGtatataaacataataatttcagtttaaatAGATGATTTTGTCTGGTGCACCTGATAATTCGCTTCCAAGTTTTAAAGATACTTCAAGAACTTCAGAGATATACTCATCCAAAATTTTTAGTAGCTAGAGAAGCAGTTCGTATAAGTTGCCTTCATAAGACTTTCCAGAGGAAAACATCTGCTAATTTTATTGTCAACTCTATATTACCTGATAGAAACTCGGCCAAAATTTACATTTGAGAACAGTTTCTATAAGCCAAAGGCAAAGGACATCTTTTCAgctatattcaattttatacattttgattGAAAGAGTACAGTTGTGATTTTAGTTGCTGAACAGAAGGTTTAACTAGGTTCTAGGTAGGgctgagtgaaaaaaaataaatgatgaatagCTCAGTTATATTGACAAGTACAggttttgataaatatttcattcgCTTCACATTTGGAGCTATTCAAAAAATCTCTATATTTTAATACATCACTAGCCATTTCTGC belongs to Diorhabda carinulata isolate Delta chromosome X, icDioCari1.1, whole genome shotgun sequence and includes:
- the LOC130901336 gene encoding SUN domain-containing protein 1-like isoform X3, which translates into the protein MSKTTPKLLARNKLICKINGVINLIMDIDPVDFFPGYNPCACLGRCRCVPETRSYYEEFVKSLLEKWINSTNEENCIKPEQLLAIKQDLQNLKDKLDASEMWRKQLDSFQSSSCPHLEVNIEHIVQEALDIYDSDKIGLFDFAASYANGAIVSTPETYPYPLNKTTTVFGLVYINMLSNPENLLQTGNLPGNCFAFYGSQGRIRIKLGKKIAIKAITLDHLKLLPDRSSAPKDFEIYGLANPYASSEILLGTFTYELNGRSYQTFKISRYDDSLMFEYVELHILNNHGKEEFTCLYRFRVHDKYIEKH